A region of Domibacillus sp. DTU_2020_1001157_1_SI_ALB_TIR_016 DNA encodes the following proteins:
- a CDS encoding beta-glucoside-specific PTS transporter subunit IIABC, protein MDHTALAKDILKLVGGEENVQSVVHCMTRLRFTLSDNSKADRAQLENLPGVMGTNISSGQFQIIIGNNVPKVYQALVQNSHISTEGNKATESKEKKNPVTAVFEVIAGVFTPIIPAIAGAGMIKGFLALFVTLGWLTPESQTYAILNIIGDGAFYFLPILLAVSAARKFNTNPFIAASVGAAILHPNLAALFASGEKIEFIGIPVTVVATYSSTVIPILLAIWAASYVEKWIDRITHQSLKLIVVPTLTLLIIVPFTLIAVGPLGTVIGDYLSTGVNFLFNNAAIVSSILLGATFSLIIMTGMHYALSPIIINGLAQNGFDYMIPAMFVANMGQAGAALAVSLRTKNTKFKSLAFTTGITALMGITEPAMYGVNMKLKRPFVAAMIGGAAGGFYNGLTGAKSFVITGNAGLPGIPVLIGPTFVHALIGLVIAFAAAIIAGYFLGFKDVETEQKASAETKQPVENKTLSVQPGVTAEQLFSPLQGEVRSLHTVNDATFSQEIMGKGIAIFPHQGEVVSPVHGTITTIFKTKHAIGITSDDGAEILIHVGLDTVRLDGQHFTAHLHEGSRVKPGDKIVSFDVEAIQAAGYDLVTPIIITNTDRYKQIEAAAQGITVRAGEPLLMLSAESAEEAAPHTSPVLS, encoded by the coding sequence ATGGACCACACAGCGTTAGCCAAAGATATTTTAAAGCTGGTCGGTGGAGAAGAAAATGTGCAGAGCGTTGTTCATTGCATGACGAGACTCCGCTTTACCCTCTCTGACAACAGCAAAGCAGATCGTGCTCAGCTCGAGAATTTACCCGGGGTGATGGGAACCAATATTAGCAGCGGGCAATTTCAGATTATTATCGGAAACAATGTTCCTAAAGTGTATCAGGCTCTTGTCCAAAACAGCCATATAAGCACAGAAGGAAACAAAGCAACCGAATCAAAGGAAAAGAAAAACCCTGTAACAGCTGTGTTTGAAGTGATTGCAGGCGTATTTACGCCGATCATCCCAGCCATCGCTGGAGCCGGTATGATTAAAGGTTTTCTGGCCCTGTTCGTTACACTGGGATGGTTAACACCGGAAAGCCAGACGTATGCAATTTTAAACATTATCGGTGACGGCGCTTTTTACTTCCTGCCTATTCTGTTGGCAGTGAGTGCAGCGAGAAAATTTAATACCAATCCCTTTATCGCTGCATCAGTCGGCGCCGCTATTCTTCACCCAAATTTAGCAGCGTTATTTGCCAGCGGAGAAAAGATTGAATTTATCGGCATTCCTGTAACCGTAGTAGCAACCTATTCGTCTACCGTTATCCCGATTTTACTGGCAATCTGGGCGGCCTCTTACGTAGAAAAATGGATAGACCGTATTACCCATCAATCATTAAAATTAATTGTTGTGCCAACATTAACCCTATTAATTATCGTTCCTTTTACATTAATTGCGGTTGGTCCGCTTGGAACGGTAATTGGCGATTATTTATCAACAGGCGTTAACTTCTTGTTTAATAATGCAGCCATTGTTTCTTCCATTCTGCTGGGCGCAACATTCTCATTAATTATTATGACCGGTATGCACTATGCCCTTTCACCGATTATTATTAATGGGCTGGCTCAAAACGGATTTGACTACATGATTCCAGCTATGTTTGTCGCTAATATGGGACAGGCAGGTGCGGCCTTGGCTGTTTCTCTGCGTACTAAAAATACAAAGTTCAAATCACTGGCTTTTACGACTGGAATTACAGCTTTAATGGGGATTACAGAGCCAGCCATGTACGGAGTCAATATGAAATTGAAAAGACCTTTTGTCGCAGCTATGATTGGCGGTGCTGCCGGCGGGTTCTACAACGGGCTGACAGGCGCTAAATCATTTGTTATTACTGGAAATGCCGGCCTGCCGGGTATTCCTGTTTTAATCGGCCCTACTTTTGTTCACGCCTTAATTGGTTTAGTGATTGCCTTTGCGGCTGCTATCATTGCCGGCTACTTCCTCGGATTTAAAGATGTAGAAACGGAACAAAAAGCCTCGGCTGAAACAAAACAGCCGGTAGAGAACAAAACCTTATCTGTCCAGCCAGGTGTCACTGCTGAACAACTGTTCAGTCCTCTTCAAGGGGAAGTGAGAAGTTTGCACACAGTGAATGATGCGACATTCTCGCAGGAAATTATGGGGAAAGGTATTGCCATTTTTCCTCATCAAGGAGAAGTAGTCTCTCCCGTACACGGAACCATTACGACGATTTTCAAAACGAAGCATGCAATTGGCATTACGAGTGACGATGGAGCCGAAATTCTGATTCATGTCGGCTTGGATACAGTTCGACTGGACGGCCAGCACTTTACCGCCCATCTGCACGAAGGCAGCAGAGTTAAACCCGGTGACAAAATTGTTTCCTTTGACGTGGAAGCCATTCAAGCAGCCGGCTATGACCTGGTGACACCGATTATTATTACAAATACAGATCGCTACAAACAAATCGAAGCGGCCGCTCAAGGGATAACAGTACGTGCCGGAGAACCGCTGCTGATGCTTTCTGCAGAGAGTGCGGAAGAAGCTGCACCACATACTTCACCCGTCCTGTCATAA
- a CDS encoding GTPase domain-containing protein, translated as MVKNPFKRDKKNTGYDSSIYDTAPYWRKSRLEENFLKLAALLEEAESRKIVFIGQPGAGKSSLLLKLTDGKCEPKPNIGQGTDTTNWSSSREPVWYHLYNGMYFIDTPGYDTKTHPFQSYRECFPFQNVDAIVFVIKGKIHQSDEDMFRLIMDKSKRMSTVVLVRGYAEDLTEDDRKSLEQEFNEKFKLKRYNIPFFFVSSRSGEGIRELQFFLHIK; from the coding sequence ATGGTGAAAAATCCGTTTAAGCGGGACAAAAAGAACACTGGTTATGATTCTTCCATTTACGATACTGCTCCTTATTGGAGAAAAAGCAGGCTGGAAGAGAATTTTTTAAAGCTTGCGGCATTGCTGGAAGAAGCAGAGAGCAGGAAGATTGTGTTTATTGGCCAGCCCGGTGCCGGAAAATCTTCTCTTCTACTGAAGCTGACGGATGGAAAGTGTGAACCGAAACCGAACATTGGCCAGGGAACGGATACAACCAATTGGAGCAGCAGCCGGGAGCCTGTATGGTATCATCTGTATAACGGAATGTACTTTATTGATACACCGGGCTACGATACAAAAACCCATCCGTTTCAAAGCTACCGTGAGTGCTTTCCTTTCCAGAATGTTGACGCAATTGTATTCGTGATAAAAGGGAAGATTCATCAAAGCGATGAAGACATGTTCCGGCTGATCATGGATAAAAGCAAGCGCATGTCCACCGTTGTGCTGGTAAGAGGGTATGCAGAAGATTTAACCGAGGACGACAGAAAAAGCCTCGAGCAGGAGTTTAATGAGAAATTTAAATTGAAGAGATACAACATTCCGTTCTTTTTTGTGAGCAGCCGTTCAGGAGAGGGGATCAGAGAGCTTCAGTTTTTTCTCCATATAAAGTGA
- a CDS encoding GTPase has translation MSIYDDIEKIKKQIEEENSEPLKIALFGQPGAGKSSIINKLVGERVAETGASTDVTTEADFIPYEGLLLVDLPGYGTSKFPPNEWMNQFNPKEFDLFLCVFSGKFHEADTRFFKELQESGKVCLFVRNMSDQLWEDGKTLEELKQDIIDDVEKQVGSKQNVYFTSCRTSTGFDSLQDAIQESLEPAKKEKYIRYAKAYTVEHLEQKREECKKLVTKYAAIAAANGINPVPGVDISVDLSVMLKLFSQINKAYGLNDAKLALLEGALLPVAKKVLDYATKEGLSLLLKRFATKTALKNSSKYVPIVGQVIAASAGYAMTYKAGIHYLDDCHELATEVLKKELQ, from the coding sequence ATGTCGATTTATGATGATATTGAAAAAATTAAAAAACAAATAGAGGAAGAAAACAGCGAGCCGCTGAAAATTGCCCTGTTTGGCCAGCCGGGAGCAGGTAAATCCTCGATTATTAATAAGCTGGTCGGTGAACGGGTAGCCGAAACGGGAGCGTCTACCGATGTGACAACAGAAGCTGATTTTATTCCGTATGAAGGCCTGCTGCTGGTGGATCTGCCGGGCTATGGGACTAGCAAGTTCCCGCCAAATGAATGGATGAACCAGTTTAATCCAAAGGAATTTGATTTGTTCCTCTGTGTGTTCTCCGGAAAATTCCATGAAGCGGATACGCGCTTTTTTAAAGAGCTGCAGGAAAGCGGGAAAGTGTGCTTGTTTGTCCGCAACATGAGCGATCAGCTGTGGGAAGACGGAAAAACGCTGGAAGAATTGAAGCAAGATATTATTGATGATGTAGAAAAGCAGGTAGGGTCGAAGCAAAACGTATACTTTACAAGTTGCCGAACTTCTACTGGTTTTGATTCTTTGCAGGACGCTATTCAGGAATCTCTTGAGCCCGCGAAGAAAGAAAAGTATATCCGCTATGCGAAAGCGTATACAGTAGAACATCTAGAGCAAAAAAGAGAAGAATGCAAAAAGCTGGTGACGAAATATGCAGCGATCGCAGCAGCAAATGGAATTAATCCAGTACCAGGAGTCGACATCAGCGTTGACCTTTCTGTCATGTTGAAGCTGTTCTCTCAAATTAATAAAGCATATGGATTAAATGACGCCAAACTTGCTTTATTAGAAGGCGCACTGCTTCCGGTGGCTAAAAAAGTGCTGGATTACGCGACAAAAGAAGGGCTGTCTCTTCTATTAAAACGCTTTGCCACCAAGACGGCACTTAAAAATTCATCTAAATATGTTCCGATCGTCGGCCAGGTGATCGCGGCGTCAGCCGGATACGCGATGACGTATAAAGCGGGCATTCATTACCTGGATGACTGCCATGAGCTGGCGACTGAGGTATTAAAGAAAGAGCTGCAGTAA
- a CDS encoding NCS2 family permease yields the protein MSNLNAKKQEKPPARSLYLFLDRFFKLSERNTSVKTEILAGLTTFMTVSYIILINPIILGDAGMPVEAALGATIYAVMFATLLMGLWANFPIVLGPGMGLNAFFTYSVVLGQGLSWQTALGAVFISGIVFFLLTVTGIREKIIIAIPEGLKAAITAGIGLFIAFVGFKNAGLVVANESTFVSLGDLSQPGPLLALFGLVLCAVLMAKQIKGALIISIFATTVLAMLVGAQEIPQKWSDVFSLTPPSISDTFLQLDLKGAIAYGLFSVVFSFTIVELFDTLATLIGLTKKAGLVDENGKVPGLNRALTADSIGTMASAVFGSTALNTYVENATGIVEGGKTGLKAVTAAVLFGFTLFLAPLIHFIPNAATASVLIIIGSMMLSEIKKINFDDFTESVPAFLTLILMPLTYSIAEGLAFGFVSYTVLKLVTGRTKEVHWMMYVVSAAFIINFVLIGHS from the coding sequence ATGAGTAACTTAAACGCGAAAAAACAGGAGAAGCCCCCTGCGCGTTCACTATATTTGTTTTTAGACAGGTTTTTTAAATTGTCCGAGCGCAATACGAGCGTAAAAACAGAAATATTAGCCGGTTTGACGACATTTATGACTGTCAGCTATATTATCCTGATCAATCCTATTATTTTAGGAGATGCAGGCATGCCGGTAGAAGCTGCACTGGGAGCGACCATTTATGCAGTTATGTTTGCCACACTCCTCATGGGTCTGTGGGCAAACTTTCCAATTGTTTTAGGGCCGGGCATGGGACTCAATGCCTTTTTTACTTATTCGGTTGTGTTAGGGCAGGGGCTTTCCTGGCAAACAGCGCTAGGAGCTGTTTTTATTTCAGGTATTGTCTTCTTCCTGCTGACGGTTACAGGTATTCGTGAAAAAATCATTATCGCGATTCCAGAAGGTTTAAAAGCGGCGATTACGGCAGGTATTGGATTGTTTATTGCCTTTGTTGGATTTAAAAATGCTGGGTTAGTTGTGGCGAATGAGTCCACATTTGTCTCCCTCGGCGATCTTTCCCAGCCAGGCCCGCTGCTTGCTTTGTTTGGGCTTGTTTTGTGTGCTGTGTTAATGGCGAAGCAGATAAAAGGAGCATTGATTATCAGCATTTTCGCTACAACGGTTTTAGCCATGCTGGTGGGAGCTCAAGAAATTCCACAGAAATGGAGTGACGTCTTTTCATTAACGCCGCCCAGCATTTCGGATACGTTCCTGCAGCTTGATTTAAAAGGGGCAATTGCGTATGGCCTTTTTTCAGTTGTGTTTTCTTTTACCATTGTAGAGCTGTTTGATACGCTGGCAACTTTGATCGGCTTAACAAAAAAAGCGGGACTGGTCGATGAAAACGGAAAAGTACCTGGCTTAAACCGCGCTTTAACAGCAGATTCCATTGGAACGATGGCCAGTGCTGTCTTCGGAAGCACCGCTTTAAATACGTATGTTGAAAATGCCACGGGTATTGTAGAAGGCGGGAAAACAGGATTAAAGGCCGTAACAGCAGCTGTTTTATTTGGCTTTACGCTGTTTTTGGCACCCCTTATTCACTTTATCCCAAATGCGGCAACAGCATCTGTGCTGATCATCATCGGTTCAATGATGCTGAGCGAGATCAAAAAAATCAACTTTGATGATTTCACAGAATCTGTACCGGCTTTCTTAACGCTGATTTTAATGCCTTTAACATATAGCATTGCAGAAGGGCTGGCATTCGGCTTTGTTTCTTATACTGTACTAAAGCTTGTGACAGGCCGAACGAAAGAAGTTCATTGGATGATGTACGTGGTGAGCGCCGCCTTTATTATTAATTTTGTGCTGATCGGCCATTCATGA
- a CDS encoding EamA family transporter — protein MNRKKGLFLVITGATFWGIGGTVAQKLFHQYAIDINWLVTTRLLIAGFLLLAVQFFGKDSSQILGVWKKKRTAVPLIIFGLMGMLAVQYTYMASIKHGNAAVATLLQYLAPVMIIIYLILRKQSVFTRKDFITVSLALAGCFFLLTNGSISQLSVPILAVIWGVLSGIALAFYTLYAVPLLKQYDSLVVVGWAMIIGGFALSFIHPPWQMDFKSLTLEAYVYLVFVIVFGTMIAFWFYIESLQSLSPKESSLFGSIEPLAAVLTTVFWLKEPFGIFQWVGAICIIIMIALLSLNKDSSSKTIQLLKMKKPLRFR, from the coding sequence GTGAATAGAAAAAAAGGATTATTTCTTGTTATTACAGGTGCAACTTTTTGGGGTATTGGAGGCACCGTTGCACAAAAACTTTTTCATCAATACGCCATTGATATAAACTGGCTTGTAACAACCCGATTGCTTATAGCAGGTTTTTTACTCCTGGCCGTTCAATTTTTTGGGAAAGACTCTTCTCAAATACTTGGTGTATGGAAAAAGAAAAGGACTGCTGTTCCACTGATTATCTTTGGATTAATGGGCATGCTTGCAGTTCAATATACATATATGGCATCCATCAAACATGGGAACGCGGCTGTCGCAACACTATTGCAATACTTAGCACCTGTCATGATTATCATTTATTTAATCTTACGCAAACAATCCGTTTTTACAAGAAAGGATTTTATAACCGTTTCGCTTGCTTTAGCTGGCTGCTTTTTCTTATTAACCAACGGCTCAATCTCTCAATTATCTGTACCGATACTTGCAGTGATTTGGGGTGTTTTATCTGGAATCGCATTAGCCTTTTATACGTTATATGCTGTTCCTTTATTAAAGCAATACGATTCTCTTGTCGTTGTTGGCTGGGCTATGATTATTGGCGGTTTCGCCTTAAGTTTCATACATCCACCTTGGCAAATGGATTTTAAAAGCTTAACATTAGAAGCTTATGTATACTTAGTGTTTGTTATCGTATTTGGTACAATGATTGCCTTTTGGTTTTATATCGAAAGTTTACAAAGTCTGTCGCCTAAAGAATCAAGCCTTTTTGGCAGTATAGAACCGCTGGCGGCTGTCCTAACGACAGTCTTTTGGCTAAAAGAACCCTTTGGGATTTTTCAATGGGTAGGAGCAATATGTATTATTATCATGATTGCTTTATTGTCTTTGAATAAGGATTCTTCTTCAAAGACTATTCAGCTGTTAAAGATGAAAAAGCCACTTAGGTTTAGATAA
- a CDS encoding AraC family transcriptional regulator, with protein sequence MQIKDFRINQNLKELTEHRTVVLPIACYETTISQNINGYIPLHWHDEIQFVLIIKGEALFQINEEKVVVREGRGIFINSGCLHMAEEKNDSGCVYICLNVSPHFVLSQELYTTYVHPYIEATNLSYLYLDTKEPWEKNILDAIIKINQLIQEKPPFYEIEITTQLTFIWKNLIVNGFQLEYEQTEMLKNHRLKQMLNWIHLHYAEKIMLDDIARAGQLSRSECCRYFKRMLNKTPLNYVTDYRIQKSLLLLQQPDSNVTDVAYQVGFNSTSYFIDKFRKSVNMTPLAYKKLKNG encoded by the coding sequence ATGCAAATAAAAGATTTTAGAATTAACCAAAACTTAAAGGAACTAACAGAACATCGTACCGTTGTATTGCCGATTGCCTGTTATGAAACCACGATTAGCCAAAATATTAATGGGTATATACCTCTTCATTGGCATGATGAAATTCAATTTGTTTTGATTATAAAAGGAGAAGCCCTCTTTCAAATAAATGAAGAAAAGGTAGTGGTTCGTGAAGGCAGAGGGATATTTATAAATAGCGGCTGCCTTCACATGGCGGAAGAAAAAAATGATTCCGGTTGTGTTTATATTTGTTTAAATGTTTCTCCGCATTTTGTTTTATCACAAGAACTTTATACGACCTATGTACATCCTTACATCGAAGCGACTAATTTATCGTATTTATACTTAGATACAAAGGAACCTTGGGAGAAAAATATTTTAGACGCCATCATAAAAATCAATCAATTGATTCAAGAAAAGCCACCATTCTATGAAATCGAAATCACCACACAGCTAACGTTCATTTGGAAGAACTTAATCGTGAATGGCTTCCAACTAGAGTATGAACAGACAGAAATGTTGAAAAACCATCGATTAAAGCAAATGTTAAATTGGATACATCTACATTATGCTGAGAAAATTATGTTGGATGATATTGCAAGGGCTGGCCAACTGAGCCGGTCGGAATGCTGCCGATATTTCAAGCGAATGTTAAACAAAACTCCATTGAATTATGTAACAGATTACCGCATTCAAAAAAGCTTACTCCTGCTGCAACAGCCAGATTCCAATGTCACAGATGTTGCTTATCAAGTAGGATTCAATAGTACAAGCTATTTTATCGATAAGTTCCGGAAGTCTGTCAACATGACACCATTAGCCTACAAAAAACTCAAAAATGGATAG
- a CDS encoding alkaline phosphatase PhoX codes for MTNQTSNHDLNRRKFLKAGGMGALALTLGSTGVLSLGSKVFADTAANPTNNPTGGFGGYGPLVPDPNGILDLPEGFHYKIISQEGGQLTNGGKIPGAFDGMAAFEGPNNTTILVRNHELGTSADNPVVGINPFDPAAKGGTTALVVGPNREVIKEYVSSSGTIRNCAGGATPWNTWLTCEETRTATHGYVFEVDPQQPENEMSKTPIKDMGRFSHEACAIDPATGYVYLTEDASPSYLYRFIPNDTSQKPGALQKGGKLYAAAIEAVTDPAASTFKTGQTFKIVWKELDPHLCREDAKAQKCIEFSRLEGAFFQEGVFWFDDTSAGDKKLGRVYRYVPHTNTLELFYEGNDAREMEYPDNICCTPWGDLWYAEDGSGQDRIMGITPEGKVYPFAANRLSDSELCGPTFSPDGNTLFVNIQSPGKTFAIWGPFQRRNAARAREMSFAAPVNLAPQVSEKVAKAAEAQGMSILEAAAFERHGVKMI; via the coding sequence ATGACTAATCAAACATCTAATCATGACTTGAACAGGAGAAAGTTCTTAAAAGCGGGAGGAATGGGCGCACTTGCTCTTACCCTTGGATCAACTGGAGTATTATCACTCGGTTCAAAAGTATTTGCGGATACAGCTGCTAATCCAACCAATAATCCAACCGGCGGCTTTGGCGGGTATGGTCCTTTAGTTCCGGATCCAAATGGTATTCTTGATCTTCCAGAAGGTTTTCATTACAAAATTATTTCCCAAGAGGGCGGTCAGCTGACAAACGGCGGAAAAATCCCTGGAGCCTTTGATGGAATGGCTGCTTTTGAAGGACCTAATAATACGACTATTCTTGTTCGCAATCATGAATTAGGAACAAGTGCAGACAATCCGGTGGTTGGAATCAACCCTTTTGATCCAGCCGCTAAAGGTGGCACAACAGCTCTAGTTGTTGGTCCAAATCGAGAAGTCATCAAAGAATATGTAAGCTCTTCAGGAACAATCCGAAATTGTGCAGGAGGAGCGACACCTTGGAATACGTGGCTGACTTGTGAAGAAACACGTACTGCGACACACGGATATGTATTCGAAGTAGACCCGCAGCAGCCGGAGAACGAAATGTCCAAAACTCCAATCAAGGATATGGGACGCTTTTCCCACGAAGCCTGCGCGATCGACCCAGCGACAGGATATGTATATTTAACTGAAGATGCCAGCCCAAGTTACTTGTACCGTTTTATTCCAAATGACACGAGCCAAAAACCAGGTGCATTACAAAAAGGCGGCAAGCTTTATGCAGCAGCAATTGAAGCAGTAACTGACCCAGCAGCAAGCACATTTAAAACAGGACAAACATTTAAAATTGTTTGGAAGGAACTAGATCCTCATTTATGCCGCGAGGACGCCAAGGCACAAAAATGCATTGAATTCAGCAGACTAGAAGGAGCGTTCTTCCAAGAGGGTGTTTTCTGGTTCGATGACACCTCTGCCGGGGACAAAAAGCTTGGACGCGTTTATCGTTACGTTCCTCACACTAATACATTGGAGCTTTTCTATGAGGGAAATGATGCACGAGAAATGGAATATCCGGATAATATTTGCTGTACTCCTTGGGGCGACCTTTGGTATGCAGAAGATGGTTCTGGACAAGACCGCATTATGGGAATTACCCCAGAAGGCAAAGTTTATCCTTTTGCCGCCAATCGCCTAAGTGACTCTGAATTATGTGGCCCAACTTTCTCACCAGATGGAAACACACTTTTTGTCAATATTCAAAGCCCAGGAAAAACTTTTGCTATTTGGGGACCTTTCCAACGCAGAAACGCTGCGCGCGCAAGAGAAATGTCCTTTGCTGCTCCTGTAAATCTTGCACCACAAGTTTCAGAAAAAGTGGCTAAGGCTGCTGAGGCGCAGGGTATGTCCATTCTAGAAGCGGCAGCATTTGAGCGCCACGGAGTAAAGATGATTTAA